The Saccharopolyspora gloriosae genome has a segment encoding these proteins:
- a CDS encoding site-2 protease family protein, producing MPANTARGRPAPPDNGLLLCRVAGVPVLLSPSWWVGAAFIVLLYTPLVTRILPDVSVWTSAFIAAVFTVLLAASVLLHELGHCLVAVRLGLPVRRVRLFLLGGISEISRTPATPAQEGMVAAAGPAVSVLLAAVTGLGWFAMPSGGAIWLLIAQTCVANLAVAVFNLLPGLPLDGGRMLRSLLWAVTGRRNAGTTAGVVGAGLVAAALLVWALLGLLHDVDDQWLRLLACVFMVWFVIAGATAEHKAEQRRSRPVRVSLTEIMRPVLQLPAESPVGDALVAAAGRGVVLVRADGIAVGLLDQSAAERLATSAPQDPAERAAEPVGPDTILLEGEPGEAVLERVRTVLAWQFLVIDTDGRPCGVLRREDLRSALRSRNRER from the coding sequence ATGCCCGCCAACACAGCTCGCGGCCGACCTGCTCCACCGGACAACGGGCTGCTGCTGTGCCGGGTGGCCGGCGTACCGGTGCTGCTGTCGCCGTCGTGGTGGGTCGGAGCCGCGTTCATCGTGCTCCTCTACACACCGCTGGTCACCCGGATCCTGCCCGACGTCAGCGTGTGGACCAGTGCGTTCATCGCCGCCGTGTTCACGGTGCTGCTGGCGGCCTCGGTGCTGCTGCACGAACTCGGGCATTGCCTGGTGGCGGTGCGCCTGGGACTGCCGGTGCGCCGGGTGCGGCTGTTCCTGCTGGGCGGCATCTCCGAGATCAGCCGGACTCCCGCGACCCCGGCCCAGGAAGGCATGGTCGCCGCGGCGGGACCCGCGGTGTCGGTGCTGCTGGCCGCGGTCACCGGGCTCGGCTGGTTCGCGATGCCCTCGGGCGGCGCGATCTGGCTGCTCATCGCGCAGACCTGCGTGGCGAACCTCGCGGTGGCCGTGTTCAACCTGCTGCCGGGGCTCCCGCTGGACGGCGGCCGGATGCTGCGGTCACTGCTGTGGGCCGTCACGGGACGCAGGAACGCGGGCACCACCGCGGGCGTCGTCGGAGCGGGCCTCGTCGCCGCCGCACTGCTGGTGTGGGCGTTGCTGGGACTGCTCCACGACGTCGACGACCAGTGGCTGCGGCTGCTGGCCTGCGTGTTCATGGTGTGGTTCGTCATCGCGGGCGCCACGGCCGAGCACAAGGCGGAACAACGCCGGAGCAGGCCCGTGCGGGTCTCGCTCACCGAGATCATGCGCCCGGTGCTGCAACTGCCCGCGGAGAGCCCCGTCGGAGACGCGCTGGTCGCCGCCGCCGGACGAGGCGTGGTGCTGGTGCGAGCCGACGGCATCGCAGTGGGACTGCTCGACCAGTCCGCCGCCGAACGCCTCGCCACCAGCGCGCCCCAGGACCCCGCCGAACGCGCCGCCGAACCCGTCGGCCCGGACACCATCCTGCTGGAGGGCGAGCCGGGCGAGGCCGTCCTGGAACGGGTGCGTACCGTACTGGCCTGGCAGTTCCTCGTCATCGACACCGACGGCAGGCCCTGCGGGGTGCTGCGCCGGGAGGACCTGCGCAGCGCGCTCAGATCCCGCAACCGCGAACGGTGA
- a CDS encoding RecB family exonuclease, translated as MVEPARTSDPSRPDLAAADGAAGGSDGASLPAGRRRPALSPSRAGDFKQCPLLYRFRAVDRLPETPTRAQVRGTVVHSVLERMFALPTAQRDVEHARELLEPAWRELLAEQPELSALFDGPEDPELETWLKSATRLLDSYFELEDPRRLEPEACELRVETELDSGVLLRGFIDRVDVAPTGEIRLVDYKTGAAPRAIGEAKALFQMKFYALVLWRTRGEIPRQLLLMYLSDKQSLAYTPDEAELVRFEKTLEAIWQAILRAGRTGDFRPNPSKLCNYCDHKAHCPEFGGTPPPYPGWPEPDPGPESVLDRTD; from the coding sequence ATGGTGGAACCGGCCCGGACCAGCGACCCATCGCGTCCAGATCTCGCCGCGGCCGACGGCGCGGCGGGCGGCTCGGACGGTGCGAGTCTGCCCGCAGGCAGGCGGCGACCGGCGTTGTCGCCGTCGCGCGCGGGCGATTTCAAGCAGTGCCCGCTGCTGTACCGCTTCCGCGCGGTGGACCGGTTGCCGGAGACGCCGACGCGGGCGCAGGTGCGCGGCACCGTGGTGCATTCGGTGCTGGAGCGGATGTTCGCGCTGCCGACCGCGCAGCGGGACGTCGAGCACGCCCGTGAACTGCTGGAACCGGCTTGGCGGGAGCTGCTGGCCGAGCAGCCCGAGCTGAGCGCGTTGTTCGACGGTCCGGAGGATCCGGAGCTGGAGACCTGGCTGAAGTCGGCGACGCGACTGCTGGACTCGTACTTCGAACTGGAGGATCCGCGCCGCCTGGAACCGGAGGCGTGCGAGCTGCGGGTGGAGACCGAACTCGATTCGGGGGTGCTGCTGCGCGGCTTCATCGACCGGGTCGATGTGGCACCGACCGGGGAGATCCGGCTGGTCGACTACAAGACGGGCGCGGCGCCGCGGGCCATCGGCGAGGCGAAGGCGCTGTTCCAGATGAAGTTCTACGCCCTGGTGCTGTGGCGCACTCGCGGCGAGATCCCCCGCCAGTTGCTGCTGATGTACCTGTCGGACAAGCAGTCGTTGGCGTACACGCCGGACGAGGCCGAGCTGGTCCGTTTCGAGAAGACGCTGGAGGCGATCTGGCAGGCGATCCTGCGCGCCGGGCGCACCGGTGATTTCCGCCCGAACCCCAGCAAGTTGTGCAACTACTGCGATCACAAGGCGCACTGCCCGGAGTTCGGTGGGACTCCCCCGCCGTATCCGGGCTGGCCGGAACCGGATCCCGGCCCGGAGTCGGTGCTGGACCGCACGGACTGA
- a CDS encoding thioesterase family protein, giving the protein MDEQAAFYEALGEGTFLATGHTAGPWSDKAQHLGPVAALLVRELERCEPAAGTAIRRVSVDVLGPVPVDELTVRSEVLRPGRSVQLISAELSAGGRVCATARAWRMVRGDSSPISGGEREPLSGDPESWPMVPDIDGWDRGYAAAMEWRAGPAATGQAQMWARQRIPLLATEQPSPLQRLFTVVDSSSGLSRRASMSEWSFSNTDLTVHLHREPTGEWVGLDAETTIGPDGGGLATSTIHDHHGSVGRSAQALLVTPL; this is encoded by the coding sequence GTGGACGAGCAGGCCGCGTTCTACGAGGCGCTGGGCGAGGGAACGTTCCTGGCCACCGGGCACACCGCCGGTCCTTGGTCGGACAAGGCCCAACATCTCGGCCCGGTCGCCGCCCTGCTCGTGCGCGAGTTGGAGCGCTGCGAGCCCGCCGCGGGCACCGCGATCCGGCGGGTGAGCGTCGACGTGCTCGGCCCGGTCCCGGTGGACGAGCTCACCGTGCGCAGCGAGGTGCTGCGGCCGGGCCGCTCCGTGCAGCTGATCTCGGCGGAGCTTTCGGCGGGCGGACGGGTGTGCGCGACGGCCCGCGCGTGGCGAATGGTCCGCGGGGACAGCTCTCCGATTTCCGGCGGGGAACGGGAGCCGCTGAGCGGTGATCCGGAGTCCTGGCCGATGGTGCCGGACATCGACGGCTGGGACCGCGGCTATGCGGCGGCGATGGAGTGGCGCGCGGGACCGGCGGCGACCGGGCAGGCCCAGATGTGGGCGCGGCAGCGGATCCCGCTGCTGGCGACGGAGCAGCCGAGCCCGCTGCAACGGCTGTTCACGGTCGTCGACTCCTCCAGCGGCCTGTCCCGCAGGGCGAGCATGTCGGAGTGGTCCTTCTCGAACACGGACCTCACGGTCCACCTCCACCGAGAACCGACCGGCGAATGGGTGGGCCTGGACGCCGAAACCACAATCGGCCCCGACGGCGGCGGCCTCGCCACCAGCACCATCCACGACCACCACGGCTCCGTAGGCCGCTCCGCCCAAGCCCTGCTGGTAACCCCGCTCTGA
- a CDS encoding VOC family protein translates to MAVVLPGEAAPRWELLAGMPCWIELATTDVEQACEFYAGLFGWEYKTHQDDEAGEHIVASRDGFPVASIRRAAGDHSVWRLFLATQDVDSAIRQAEDDGARIAVPTSDVPGLGRKAVLVGPSDAEFGLLTPAESWQFDVGLPGTLMWAELVTIKAQAADNFFHNLFGYTAEQFGAENRSNYAVWYLAGESVLARVSMIRDYITPGTRPHWLLYLGADADEGIDELVHRAIGLGGRVRVDPYGSSIGRVAVLRDPTGARFAVVDDTQATDWFDSAANFDPYDD, encoded by the coding sequence ATGGCCGTTGTGCTGCCGGGAGAGGCCGCTCCTCGATGGGAACTGCTGGCCGGGATGCCGTGCTGGATCGAGCTGGCCACCACCGATGTGGAACAGGCCTGCGAGTTCTACGCCGGACTGTTCGGCTGGGAGTACAAAACGCACCAAGATGACGAAGCAGGCGAGCACATCGTCGCCTCGCGAGACGGATTTCCCGTCGCCAGCATCCGCCGCGCCGCCGGAGACCACTCCGTGTGGCGGCTGTTCCTCGCCACCCAGGACGTCGACTCCGCCATCCGGCAAGCTGAGGACGACGGCGCCCGGATCGCCGTGCCGACCTCCGACGTGCCCGGACTCGGCCGCAAAGCCGTGCTCGTCGGCCCCTCCGACGCGGAGTTCGGGCTGCTCACGCCCGCCGAGTCCTGGCAGTTCGACGTAGGCCTGCCCGGCACGCTCATGTGGGCCGAACTCGTCACGATCAAAGCCCAGGCCGCGGACAACTTCTTCCACAACCTCTTCGGCTACACCGCCGAACAATTCGGCGCGGAAAACCGCTCCAACTACGCCGTCTGGTACCTCGCAGGTGAATCAGTGCTGGCCAGAGTCAGCATGATCCGCGACTACATCACCCCCGGCACCAGGCCGCACTGGCTGCTGTACCTCGGCGCCGACGCCGACGAAGGCATCGACGAACTCGTCCACCGGGCCATCGGACTCGGCGGGCGCGTACGGGTCGATCCCTACGGATCCAGCATCGGACGGGTCGCGGTGCTGCGAGATCCCACTGGGGCGCGGTTTGCGGTCGTTGATGACACGCAAGCCACAGACTGGTTCGACAGCGCCGCCAATTTTGATCCTTATGATGATTGA
- a CDS encoding phosphoribosyl-ATP diphosphatase, with product MKTFDELFSELQERARTRPEGSATVAALDAGVHAQGKKVIEEAGEVWLAAEHESDEALAEEISQLLYRLQVIMLARGLNPADVYRYL from the coding sequence GTGAAGACCTTCGACGAGCTGTTCAGCGAGCTCCAGGAACGTGCCCGAACCCGGCCGGAAGGGTCCGCGACCGTCGCCGCGCTCGACGCCGGGGTGCACGCCCAGGGCAAGAAGGTCATCGAAGAAGCCGGCGAGGTATGGCTCGCCGCCGAGCACGAGTCGGATGAGGCGCTGGCCGAAGAGATCTCGCAGCTGCTGTACCGCCTCCAAGTGATCATGCTCGCCCGTGGTTTGAACCCGGCGGACGTTTACCGGTATCTGTGA
- a CDS encoding HAD family phosphatase: MTDARPAAVLFDMDGTLVDSEKLWTISLSDYATYRGGELSIATREAMVGSNMSTSMRMLLADLDLPADAAAVAEAADWVEARSTELFRQGLPWRPGAQEALAAVRSLGIPAALVTSTIRSLAEIALDTLGRDSFDVTVCGDEVDGRNKPDPEPYLRAARMLAVDPRRCVAVEDSPTGVAAAVAAGCTVIAVPCEVPLEPGERRVVLDSLEELDTGSLGSLLPGAFT; this comes from the coding sequence ATGACTGACGCCCGCCCCGCCGCCGTCCTGTTCGACATGGACGGCACGCTGGTCGACTCCGAAAAGCTGTGGACGATCTCGCTGAGCGACTACGCGACGTATCGCGGCGGCGAACTCAGCATCGCCACCCGCGAAGCCATGGTCGGGTCGAACATGAGCACCAGCATGCGGATGCTGCTGGCCGACCTGGATCTCCCCGCCGACGCGGCCGCCGTCGCTGAAGCCGCCGACTGGGTGGAGGCGCGCAGCACCGAACTGTTCCGGCAGGGCCTGCCCTGGCGGCCCGGCGCCCAGGAGGCGCTGGCGGCGGTGCGTTCGCTCGGCATCCCGGCGGCGCTGGTGACCTCGACGATCCGGTCGCTGGCCGAGATCGCGCTCGACACCCTCGGGCGCGACTCCTTCGACGTCACCGTCTGCGGAGACGAAGTGGACGGTCGCAACAAGCCCGACCCCGAGCCCTACCTGCGGGCCGCCCGGATGCTCGCCGTCGACCCGCGGCGATGCGTCGCCGTGGAGGACTCGCCGACCGGCGTGGCCGCCGCCGTGGCGGCGGGCTGCACCGTGATCGCCGTGCCCTGCGAAGTGCCGCTGGAGCCGGGGGAGCGGCGAGTGGTGCTGGATTCCCTCGAAGAGCTCGACACCGGCTCGCTCGGCTCGTTGCTGCCCGGGGCGTTCACGTGA
- a CDS encoding PAC2 family protein: MAVIGFEGWNDAGDAASSAIEHLELTWDASPLAEIDPDPYYDFQVSRPTVKLVDGVTRKVSWPTTRLSVCRPPGAEHDVVLVHGIEPNMRWNAFCAELLEHLDKAGVRTVVSLGALLADSPHTRPVPVTGTAYDEDSATRYGLERSTYEGPTGIVGIFQDSCVRSGIPAISFWAAVPHYVSQPPSPKATLALLHRVEDALDLEVPLGNLPDQAEEWETTVSEMAEEDEDVRNYVRALEERGDAEVKLTETSGDAIAAEFERYLRRRGPGGKGPLGPGPG; this comes from the coding sequence ATCGCCGTGATCGGTTTCGAAGGTTGGAACGATGCGGGTGACGCCGCAAGCTCCGCGATCGAGCACCTCGAACTCACTTGGGACGCCTCACCGCTGGCTGAGATCGACCCGGATCCGTACTACGACTTCCAGGTCTCCCGTCCCACGGTGAAGCTGGTGGACGGCGTGACCCGCAAGGTGAGCTGGCCGACGACGCGGCTGTCGGTGTGCCGCCCGCCGGGCGCCGAACACGACGTGGTGCTGGTGCACGGGATAGAGCCGAACATGCGCTGGAACGCGTTCTGCGCGGAACTGCTCGAACATCTGGACAAGGCCGGGGTGCGCACCGTGGTGTCGTTGGGCGCGCTGCTGGCGGATTCGCCGCATACGCGTCCGGTTCCGGTGACGGGCACGGCTTACGACGAGGACTCCGCCACCCGCTACGGACTGGAACGTTCCACCTACGAGGGGCCGACGGGCATCGTGGGGATCTTCCAGGACTCGTGCGTGCGCTCCGGCATTCCGGCGATCTCGTTCTGGGCGGCGGTGCCGCACTACGTGTCGCAGCCGCCGTCGCCGAAGGCCACGCTGGCGCTGCTGCACCGGGTGGAGGACGCGCTGGACTTGGAGGTGCCGTTGGGCAACCTGCCGGATCAGGCGGAGGAATGGGAGACCACGGTCAGCGAGATGGCCGAGGAGGACGAGGACGTCCGCAACTACGTCCGTGCACTGGAGGAACGCGGCGACGCCGAGGTGAAGCTCACCGAGACCAGTGGTGACGCGATCGCCGCTGAGTTCGAGCGCTACCTGCGCCGTCGCGGCCCGGGAGGCAAGGGACCGTTGGGTCCCGGCCCGGGCTGA
- the mshC gene encoding cysteine--1-D-myo-inosityl 2-amino-2-deoxy-alpha-D-glucopyranoside ligase — protein MHTWSSVPVPQVPGTPRPLRLFDTATGEVRPTNPGPVARMYVCGITPYDATHLGHAATYLAFDLVHRLWLDNGHEVHYVQNVTDIDDPLLERADRDNEDWMVLGMRETALFREDMTALRVLPPREFIGAVEAMPEIIEAVGKLLASGAAYRVDDEYPDIYYRHDTTGRFGYESNYGAEDMLRFFAERGGDPDRAGKEHPLDALLWRAARPGEPSWESELGPGRPGWHLECSVIALNRLRMAFDVQGGGSDLAFPHHEYSAAHAEALTGESPFARHYCHAGMVGLDGEKMSKSKGNLVFVSRLRGDRVDPMAVRIALLDAHYRTDRSWTADALTTGTARLARWREAAALTAGPAAATAIAGLRDRLADDLDTEGALRAVDTWAAEALTEGGADEAAPGEIKAAVDALLGVQL, from the coding sequence ATGCATACCTGGTCGTCGGTCCCCGTGCCCCAGGTGCCGGGCACACCCCGTCCCCTCAGGCTTTTCGACACCGCCACCGGTGAGGTCCGGCCCACCAATCCCGGCCCGGTGGCGCGGATGTACGTCTGCGGCATCACCCCTTACGACGCCACGCACCTCGGTCACGCCGCCACCTACCTGGCGTTCGACCTGGTGCACCGCCTGTGGCTCGACAACGGGCACGAAGTGCACTACGTGCAGAACGTCACCGACATCGACGACCCGCTGCTCGAACGCGCCGACCGGGACAACGAGGACTGGATGGTCCTGGGCATGCGCGAGACCGCGCTGTTCCGCGAGGACATGACCGCGCTGCGCGTGCTGCCGCCGCGGGAGTTCATCGGCGCCGTGGAAGCGATGCCCGAGATCATCGAAGCCGTCGGAAAGCTGCTCGCCTCCGGGGCGGCCTACCGGGTCGACGACGAATACCCCGACATCTACTACCGCCACGACACCACCGGCCGGTTCGGCTACGAGTCGAACTACGGGGCCGAGGACATGCTCCGCTTCTTCGCCGAACGCGGCGGCGACCCGGACCGCGCGGGCAAGGAACACCCGCTGGACGCGCTGCTGTGGCGGGCCGCCCGGCCCGGCGAACCGTCCTGGGAATCCGAGCTCGGACCGGGCAGGCCCGGCTGGCACCTGGAATGTTCCGTGATCGCGCTGAACCGGCTGCGGATGGCCTTCGACGTGCAAGGCGGTGGCTCCGACCTGGCCTTCCCGCACCACGAGTACAGCGCCGCGCACGCCGAGGCGCTGACCGGCGAATCGCCGTTCGCGCGGCACTACTGTCACGCGGGCATGGTCGGCCTCGACGGCGAGAAGATGTCCAAGTCCAAGGGCAACCTGGTGTTCGTGTCGCGGCTGCGCGGCGACCGAGTGGACCCGATGGCGGTGCGGATCGCACTGCTCGACGCGCACTACCGCACGGACCGCTCCTGGACGGCCGATGCGCTCACCACCGGAACGGCTCGGCTGGCGCGGTGGCGCGAAGCCGCCGCCCTGACCGCGGGACCCGCGGCCGCGACGGCGATCGCTGGGCTCCGCGACCGCCTCGCCGACGACCTAGACACCGAGGGAGCACTGCGCGCCGTGGACACCTGGGCGGCCGAGGCGCTCACCGAAGGTGGTGCCGATGAAGCGGCACCCGGTGAGATCAAGGCCGCCGTCGATGCCCTCCTGGGCGTGCAGCTGTGA
- a CDS encoding DUF2637 domain-containing protein: MHDAAKSSERPMNSPETSADGYPGASSDRGSRSLSIAALIFVAMAAVMGWGASFVGLHEYGMQSMAGFTYWSAWLVPATFDGAAFACTLMTYRSSINGRSAVRGRILMWAFTGVSSWINWIHQPSHEAQIVAAGLPIAAVAVFDVVLLELRADYEAKHGMRGFRLRPGLLVLRWMVDRRSTSDAFRKQVIDIPVEEIAGLGTLAPPGTRRAAALKAAAHAEEEQLANERANADLRAVDSPADRPESNSDDTVAADRSRTGDSESATTVSRPAEQEAKSSGAAAAVADPTPRPYAARDSAPAASREEPVTESVAPPVREKVGASAAATATSTVSARTGTSTTDSADADLKTARNDVNDEAQPSESRTSDHQSSEPRSSETRPADSASKPAETAKTAPVTAKTTAKGSTAKAAKTGSAKDEPTVQGAEAATVTLELPKVSADEKSTATESAESDSTAQSKPAKSGPSTTTTASATGSTTSGSAKTASAKPEVTAKTANSKSGDNAPKNSTDGKKDANPVSDSEQTLTLPPVPDQPMSDRDKRSAARADYRKSVEAEQPVKPAELGKRYGLSESWGRRQINAVRKSMAQEEAQDPATLVGATKS; this comes from the coding sequence GTGCATGACGCCGCCAAGAGCAGCGAGCGCCCGATGAACAGCCCGGAAACGAGTGCGGACGGGTATCCCGGCGCATCGAGCGATCGGGGCAGTCGTTCGCTGTCGATCGCCGCGCTGATCTTCGTGGCGATGGCCGCGGTGATGGGCTGGGGCGCGAGCTTCGTCGGCCTGCACGAGTACGGCATGCAGTCAATGGCCGGGTTCACCTACTGGTCGGCGTGGCTGGTGCCCGCCACCTTCGACGGCGCCGCGTTCGCGTGCACCTTGATGACCTACCGCTCATCGATCAACGGCCGCTCGGCGGTGCGCGGCCGAATCCTGATGTGGGCGTTCACCGGGGTCAGCTCCTGGATCAACTGGATCCACCAGCCGAGCCACGAGGCGCAGATCGTCGCGGCCGGGCTGCCCATCGCGGCCGTCGCGGTGTTCGACGTGGTGCTGCTGGAGCTGCGCGCCGACTACGAGGCCAAGCACGGCATGCGCGGCTTCCGGCTGCGGCCGGGGCTGCTGGTGCTGCGCTGGATGGTGGATCGCCGCAGCACGAGCGACGCGTTCCGCAAGCAGGTCATCGACATTCCCGTTGAGGAGATCGCCGGTCTCGGCACGCTCGCCCCGCCCGGCACCCGCCGCGCCGCCGCTCTCAAGGCGGCGGCCCACGCGGAGGAGGAGCAGCTCGCCAACGAGCGTGCGAACGCGGACCTCCGCGCCGTCGATTCTCCCGCGGATCGGCCGGAGTCGAACTCGGACGACACCGTCGCGGCGGACCGCTCCCGCACCGGCGACTCGGAGTCGGCCACGACCGTGTCCCGACCCGCCGAGCAGGAGGCGAAATCCTCCGGTGCCGCCGCTGCGGTTGCCGACCCGACTCCGCGCCCGTACGCGGCACGTGACTCCGCACCCGCCGCTTCTCGCGAGGAGCCGGTGACCGAGTCCGTCGCGCCTCCGGTCCGCGAGAAGGTCGGCGCGAGCGCCGCGGCCACCGCGACCAGCACGGTGTCCGCTCGGACCGGCACGTCCACGACGGATTCCGCCGACGCGGACCTCAAGACCGCGCGCAACGACGTGAACGACGAGGCCCAGCCCTCCGAATCTCGAACCTCGGATCACCAATCCTCCGAGCCCCGGTCCTCGGAGACCCGGCCCGCGGACTCGGCGAGCAAGCCGGCCGAGACCGCGAAGACGGCGCCGGTCACGGCGAAGACGACCGCGAAGGGTTCGACCGCGAAGGCCGCCAAGACCGGCTCCGCCAAGGATGAGCCCACCGTTCAGGGCGCGGAGGCGGCCACCGTCACGCTCGAACTGCCCAAGGTCTCCGCCGACGAGAAGTCCACTGCGACCGAGTCGGCCGAGTCCGATTCCACGGCGCAGAGCAAGCCCGCCAAGAGCGGCCCGTCCACCACGACGACCGCCTCCGCCACCGGCTCGACCACCTCCGGCTCCGCGAAGACCGCCTCGGCGAAGCCGGAGGTCACGGCGAAGACCGCGAACTCCAAGTCCGGCGACAACGCACCCAAGAACTCCACCGACGGCAAGAAGGACGCGAATCCCGTCAGCGATTCCGAGCAGACGCTGACCCTGCCGCCGGTCCCCGACCAGCCGATGAGCGACCGGGACAAGCGTTCCGCCGCCCGCGCCGACTACCGCAAGTCCGTGGAAGCGGAGCAGCCGGTCAAGCCCGCCGAGCTCGGCAAGCGCTACGGCCTGTCGGAGAGCTGGGGCCGCCGCCAGATCAACGCGGTCCGCAAGTCCATGGCCCAGGAAGAGGCCCAGGACCCGGCCACCCTGGTCGGCGCCACCAAGAGCTGA
- a CDS encoding HAD family hydrolase has protein sequence MAEFGGHIVWDWNGTLLDDGQAMIDSVAAAFAEAGHRVTVEDHQRHFTRPIAKFCDRLAGRALAPEELEALLRKFDECYDLALPNLSLAEDARFALAAWTGAGGTQSLLSMCPHEVLLPAVRRAGIESSFRHLQGRTGAVPDTKAAHIERHLTALDDPDPREVVLIGDTVDDTAAAAAVGAHCVVYHSGPTALHDLSHFADRGVPIATSLSGAVERAHELLTG, from the coding sequence ATGGCGGAGTTCGGCGGGCACATCGTGTGGGACTGGAACGGCACGCTGCTCGACGACGGGCAAGCCATGATCGACTCCGTCGCGGCCGCGTTCGCCGAAGCCGGGCACCGGGTGACCGTCGAGGACCACCAACGCCACTTCACCCGGCCGATCGCGAAGTTCTGCGACCGCCTCGCGGGCCGGGCGCTCGCCCCCGAAGAACTGGAAGCGCTGCTGCGCAAGTTCGACGAGTGCTACGACCTGGCGCTGCCGAACCTGTCGCTCGCCGAGGACGCCCGCTTCGCCCTCGCCGCGTGGACGGGCGCGGGCGGAACCCAGTCGCTGCTGTCGATGTGCCCGCACGAGGTGCTGCTGCCGGCGGTGCGCAGAGCCGGGATCGAAAGCTCGTTCCGGCACCTCCAGGGCCGAACCGGCGCGGTCCCCGACACCAAAGCGGCGCACATCGAACGCCACCTGACCGCGCTGGACGATCCCGACCCTCGCGAGGTCGTGCTCATCGGCGACACCGTGGACGACACCGCCGCCGCAGCGGCCGTCGGCGCGCACTGCGTCGTCTACCACTCCGGGCCGACGGCCCTGCACGACTTGAGCCACTTCGCCGACCGGGG